One genomic region from Macaca mulatta isolate MMU2019108-1 chromosome 20, T2T-MMU8v2.0, whole genome shotgun sequence encodes:
- the TMEM114 gene encoding transmembrane protein 114 isoform X1, with protein sequence MRVHLGGLAGAAALTGALSFVLLAAAIGTDFWYIIDTERLERSGPGAQDLLGSINRSQLEPLSSHSGLWRTCRVQSPCTPLMNPFWLENVTVSESSRQLLTAF encoded by the exons ATGCGGGTGCACCTGGGCGGGCTGGCCGGCGCGGCTGCGCTGACCGGGGCGCTCAGCTTTGTGCTTCTGGCGGCCGCCATCGGCACGGACTTCTGGTACATCATTGACACCGAGCGATTGGAGAGGAGCGGCCCGGGGGCACAGGACCTGCTGGGGTCCATCAATCGCAGCCAGCTGGAGCCTCTGAGCTCCCACTCCGGTCTCTGGCGGACCTGCCGGG TCCAGAGCCCGTGCACACCGCTGATGAACCCCTTCTGGCTGGAGAACGTGACAGTCAGCGAATCCAGCCGGCAACTTCTCA